A region from the Salifodinibacter halophilus genome encodes:
- a CDS encoding DUF493 domain-containing protein: MNDPGETLLEFPCQFAIKAFGNADGDGDFSETVYALVKPHAPDLQRADLKTRDSSRGRYVSVTATIRAESKAQLDAIYTDLGASPSIIMSL; the protein is encoded by the coding sequence ATGAATGATCCCGGCGAGACCCTGCTTGAATTCCCGTGCCAGTTTGCGATCAAGGCCTTTGGAAACGCCGACGGTGACGGCGACTTCAGCGAAACCGTGTATGCCTTGGTCAAGCCACACGCGCCCGATCTCCAGCGCGCTGATCTAAAAACTCGGGACAGCAGCCGAGGGCGTTATGTCTCGGTTACCGCGACTATCCGCGCCGAGAGCAAAGCGCAGCTTGACGCCATCTACACTGATCTCGGGGCCAGCCCTTCGATCATCATGTCACTGTGA